The genomic DNA TTCAACTTTATCTAATAGTTTTTCTCGGCTTTTCGCTTGGGTACTACGGGTGGCACTAGCTCGGAATTTCTCTACAAATGCTTGTTGTTTTTCTAATTCTTTTTGTTGCCTTTCAAAAGCACTCATTTGTGCTGATTGATTTTCGGCTTTTTGTTGCAGATAAGCAGAATAATTACCCAAATATGTAGTAGAAACGCCTCTTTCAGTTTCAACAATTTGTGTGCAAAGTCTGTCTAAAAATTCCCGGTCATGGGAAACTATCACCATTGGTGTGACTAAACCTCTGAGGTAATTTTCTAACCATTCAATGGTTTCTAAGTCTAAGTGGTTTGTCGGTTCGTCCAGTAGTAATAAATCCGGTGCTTGGAGGAGAATTTTACCTAAACTCATCCGCATTTGCCAACCACCAGAAAAGGCACTGACTAGGCGATCGCCATCTTCAACTTGAAAGCCCATTTCTGGTAAAATTTTACCAATCCGAGTATCTAAGCTATAACCGTCTAAGGCTTCAAACTGACGTTGTAATTTGTCTAGTTTATTAATTAGTTGATCTAGTTCCTCTGGGGTCGCGGTTTCCATTTCCCGCTGTACTTCGTGCAAAGCTAGTTGTACCGCGTTTGCTTCTTTAAAAACTGTCCAGAATTCTTCATTGACAGTGCGGGTTGGATCTACTTCAAATTCTTGATTTAGATAAGCTATGTGTAAACTGGAAGGACGGATAATTTCCCCTGAAGTGGGTTCTGTTTCCCCAGAAATGATTTTCAGTTGGGTTGACTTTCCCGCACCGTTAACGCCCACTAAACCAATGCGATCGCCCGGTTTAACTTCCCAGTTGATATCTTTGAGAACTTCGCCTGTAGGGTAAATTTTGCTGATATGTTCAAGTCTCAACATGAAATATTTCTCTTTTAGGGGATAGGTTTTTGGGGAGATAAGGCTAATAATGCCGTTTACTATCTTAACAAAATTTAACCAACATTACGAGGTGGGGAGATGGGGAGATTAATAACCCAATTACCCATTACCAAATAATTAAAAATCCCCGCGACGAAGCACGAGGAAATTTAAAAATAAACTAGGAAATGTATTAAGCAGCTAAGTTTGCAGCGGCAAATTCCCAGTTAACCAATTGATCTAAGAAGTTCTTGATGAATGCAGGACGTGCATTTCTGTAGTCAATGTAATAAGCGTGTTCCCAAACATCTAAGGTGAGAAGTGGCTTCTTACCATGTACTAAGGGGTTTTCTGCGTTGGGGGTTTTCATGACTTTGAGTGTACCAGCGTCATCAACCAACCAAGCCCAACCACTACCAAACTGAGTTGCAGCAGCAGCAGAAAATTCTTCTTTGAATTTGTCGAAGCTACCAAAATCTTTATTAATTTTAGCTGCTAGTTCTCCGGTAGGAGCGCCACCACCAGCGGGTTTGAGGGAGTTCCAAAAGAAGGTATGATTCCAAACTTGAGCCGCGTTGTTGAAAATACCAGCTTTGGCAGAATCTTTAAAAGCAATTTGAATTACTTCTTCCAGAGACTTATCAGCAAGTTCTGTACCATCAATAAGCTTATTGAGGTTATTTACATAAGCGTTGTGATGCTTACCATAGTGATATTCAAAGGTTTCACCTTTCATGCCGTAAGACTCTAGAGCGTTAAAGTCAAAGGGTAAGGGAAGCTGTGTAAATGCCATGTTTTGAAATCCTCTCTTTTTTTGTTTCGTTTCATTTAAATCCAAAATTACTCAATCACATCCAAAATTGCTGTTTGAGTAATTTTTCAGATATAAAACTTAACATAGTTATCTTACTACCAAAACGAAGCTTATACCAAAAGAGTAGTCAGTCACTTTGGCAGATATCTGGGGATTATTCTGAGAATTAACAATTTTGCAGTCCAGACTTGTGGAAAAACCTCAAAAGCTTTTCATGATCAGCTATTTAGCAATTCCTACTTAGGGTTTGCTGATAAAGTCTTGTCGTGGAGACAGGTGACAGGTGACAGGTGACAGGTGACAGTTTCAAGAGTTGGATGGGAACTATTTTTCCTTGAAGCAGGAATTAAATGCAAGGTTTTTCAGTTCTCACCTCATCAAAGCTTGCATTTTTTGAAAGTCAAAATCGCTAAAATCGTTTACCTGTAATGTTTTGAGATTTATTCAGCAAGCCCTACTTAATCAGAAAATCTTCTAGGACTTAATTTGGGAGGGTTTAGCATTGCTAAACCCTTTATGCACTACATTAGAGTCCTGGTATAGCTTTGGTAAGTTGCCAGTTTAGATATAGCAATGGACAGAGCGGATAAAACTTAGATACAAACAGACTTTTAACCCAGTCCCCAATCACCAGTCACCTGCTATACTTGACCATTACCGTTGCGCTAAACGGTCTTGGTAATGACTAACAATTCTTGCTGCTACTTGAGAAGGAGTAAGTCCGTCAGTTTCGACTTCTAGAGCATCTGCGGCTTTTCTCAATGGGGAAATTGTCCGAGTGCTATCTTTATAGTCTCGTGCTGCAATATCCTGTTCTAACTGTTCTAAACTTACTTCTGCTTGACCTTGTGTACTAAAGTCCTGGTGACGACGACGTGCGCGTTCAGCGACAGAAGCAGTTAAGAAGATTTTGACCTCTGCATCGGGGAAAACATGAGTACCGATATCTCGACCTTCTGCTACCAAACCACCCTTTTGACCCCAGTTTTGTTGTTGTTGAACAAGGGCTTTACGGACAGCACTTTGAGCAGCGATTGCAGATACCTGTGATGTTACTTCCACAGTGCGAATTACTTGAGTGACATTGTGATCATTAATCCATACTTGCACTGGAAACTGTATATTTTGACTAGGAGTTAGTTCAATTCTACAGTCATTCACTAACTCAGCGATCGCACATTCATCATCTATGGAAATACCTTTTTCCAGCACTAACCAAGTTATAGCCCGGTACATTGCACCTGTATCTAAATACACCAAACCCAACTGATTAGCCACTTGGCGAGCAACGGTAGATTTACCCGCCCCAGCCGGACCATCAATAGCGATAATAGGTTGGCGTAGCCCGTTATAAACATCGCGCAAGATGGTATTATCAATTAAGCGTGTAGAACCTAGACGGGCTGCGATCGCCAGCATTCCTTCCTCCTGAACTTTCCTTAAAAACATCAATGTAGTCGGTTCAACCAATTCAATATATTCGACAGAGATAGTGCTAACTTGTGCAATTTCTTCCCACACCAATGCTATCAGCTGACTACTGTTGCGAACGCCAGCACGAAACGCCGCCTCAGCTTTTTGCAAACCTTTAAATAACACTGTTGCTTGCTCTTTTTCTGTTGCAGTCAAATATTGATTACGAGAACTCAAAGCCAAACCCGAAGCTTCTCGCACCGTTGGACAGGCAACAATTTCCACAGGCAAATTCAAATCAGCCACCAGGCGTTTAATAATTGCTAGTTGCTGACCATCTTTTTGGCCAAAGTAAGCTCGGTCAGGTTGTACCAAATTGAAAAGCTTGGTGACAATTGTCGCCACACCTTGAAAATGACCCGGCCGATATCTACCACACAAGCCTTCTATCATACCAGATGGAGGGATCACCTGTGTCACGTGAGTTTCTTGTATATTCTTCTCAGGAATTCCCATTTCTTCCGGAGTAGGTAAAAAAATTGCATCAACTCCAGCTTGTTCACAAATTTGTTGATCTTGCTCAAAAGTCCGAGGATAGTGACTATAATCCTCATTTGGTCCAAATTGTAGGGGATTGACAAAAATACTGACAATCACAGTAGAATTTTCTTGTCTAGCATTTTCAATCAAACTCAGATGACCTTGATGCAGTCCACCCATAGTAGGAACTAAACCAACTGCGGTTGGATACCAGGTACTCTGGTCATCAAGTAATAAATTTTCTGAAAGCTTAACTTTGCTGATCTTACGGCATTCTCTTAAATAACAGCGTAAAGCTGCAACTGTTGTCAACAGACGCACAAAAAAATACCCCTAGTTTTTATCCTCTACCCCGTTAGTGTATATCTGAAATCAACTTTAGAGTTTAAGGATTTCTAGGAGTCATTATTTCCAGGAATGGCAGATGTTAGGAATTCAGGAATCAACAGTCAGAATTTTAAAATTTTGACTTCTGACTTTTGAATTTCCGAAAACTTATTTTCCCAGTACCTCAACCCGTACAGGAGCAAGTCCACTTTTCATCATGCCTAAAATTCTGGCTGCACCTAGAGAAACATCAATAATTCGACCACCAATGTAAGGGCCACGATCATTAATTCGCAAGACTACAGATTTACCATTACGGGTGTTAGTTACACGAACCTTTGTACCCAATGGTAAAGTTCGGTGAGCGGCTGTCATTCCTTCGGGGTTATATCTTTCACCATTGGCGGTTTTATTACCAGCCCAATCATAACCGTACCAAGAAGCCACACCCTTAAACTTTAACTTCACTCTACTAGCAACATCTTGAGGTAGCTTTGGTAGATTGGCAATTGTATTAATAGGAGCGGCGTTACCTATGAGTCTCCGTAAACGATTTGTAGCTTGTAAGGCATCTCGTGCGGGGTTGTTTGTAGTATCTGCCAACTTGGTGGTATCGTTTATCTCCACCAATTCTTTACCGCCGATTTTGATGGTGTAGCGTTCTAGCTGTTTATCAACAGCAGCATCTTTATCTTGGGCTTTGTTGTTGACAGGAGATTTTTTTTCTGCTTTCCAGCTAACCGTAATCTGACTTGCGTCTGCATTATCTCTGATCAGATTATTGACTTTAGCTGCTAGTAAGGTGGCTCTCTGAACTGGATTATCGGCAAATTTAGAAGA from Okeanomitos corallinicola TIOX110 includes the following:
- a CDS encoding ABC-F family ATP-binding cassette domain-containing protein; its protein translation is MLRLEHISKIYPTGEVLKDINWEVKPGDRIGLVGVNGAGKSTQLKIISGETEPTSGEIIRPSSLHIAYLNQEFEVDPTRTVNEEFWTVFKEANAVQLALHEVQREMETATPEELDQLINKLDKLQRQFEALDGYSLDTRIGKILPEMGFQVEDGDRLVSAFSGGWQMRMSLGKILLQAPDLLLLDEPTNHLDLETIEWLENYLRGLVTPMVIVSHDREFLDRLCTQIVETERGVSTTYLGNYSAYLQQKAENQSAQMSAFERQQKELEKQQAFVEKFRASATRSTQAKSREKLLDKVERIEAPTGSVRTLHFRFPPAPRSGREVVEIKNLTHTYGDKILFLGAELLIERGDRIAFLGPNGAGKSTLLKIIMGTEKPTEGTVKLGDHNVIPGYFEQNQAEALDLNKTVMQTIHDEVPDWTNEEVRTLLGRFLFTGDTVFKKVGALSGGEKARLALAKMLLEPVNLIILDEPTNHLDIPAKEMMEEALQNYDGTAIVVSHDRYFISQVANKIVEIRDGEFRVYLGDYHYYLSKIEEEKEQAKLAAIEAEKAAEKAAKKAAKAAKAAGKKK
- a CDS encoding superoxide dismutase, encoding MAFTQLPLPFDFNALESYGMKGETFEYHYGKHHNAYVNNLNKLIDGTELADKSLEEVIQIAFKDSAKAGIFNNAAQVWNHTFFWNSLKPAGGGAPTGELAAKINKDFGSFDKFKEEFSAAAATQFGSGWAWLVDDAGTLKVMKTPNAENPLVHGKKPLLTLDVWEHAYYIDYRNARPAFIKNFLDQLVNWEFAAANLAA
- a CDS encoding bifunctional pantoate--beta-alanine ligase/(d)CMP kinase; amino-acid sequence: MRLLTTVAALRCYLRECRKISKVKLSENLLLDDQSTWYPTAVGLVPTMGGLHQGHLSLIENARQENSTVIVSIFVNPLQFGPNEDYSHYPRTFEQDQQICEQAGVDAIFLPTPEEMGIPEKNIQETHVTQVIPPSGMIEGLCGRYRPGHFQGVATIVTKLFNLVQPDRAYFGQKDGQQLAIIKRLVADLNLPVEIVACPTVREASGLALSSRNQYLTATEKEQATVLFKGLQKAEAAFRAGVRNSSQLIALVWEEIAQVSTISVEYIELVEPTTLMFLRKVQEEGMLAIAARLGSTRLIDNTILRDVYNGLRQPIIAIDGPAGAGKSTVARQVANQLGLVYLDTGAMYRAITWLVLEKGISIDDECAIAELVNDCRIELTPSQNIQFPVQVWINDHNVTQVIRTVEVTSQVSAIAAQSAVRKALVQQQQNWGQKGGLVAEGRDIGTHVFPDAEVKIFLTASVAERARRRHQDFSTQGQAEVSLEQLEQDIAARDYKDSTRTISPLRKAADALEVETDGLTPSQVAARIVSHYQDRLAQR
- a CDS encoding septal ring lytic transglycosylase RlpA family protein, whose translation is MNQRYLLTIAAVFLSVVGSPLEGRTQTAKNNIPTAQASAAVDVVKVGEYQTEKQNTTPDTANTQIYAHSVQGRQAATLYIRSIPVLTFLSSSPVTGAETKVGTVSTTKDMSSYNQTAGNSERVASVGNVKDVSKSSKFADNPVQRATLLAAKVNNLIRDNADASQITVSWKAEKKSPVNNKAQDKDAAVDKQLERYTIKIGGKELVEINDTTKLADTTNNPARDALQATNRLRRLIGNAAPINTIANLPKLPQDVASRVKLKFKGVASWYGYDWAGNKTANGERYNPEGMTAAHRTLPLGTKVRVTNTRNGKSVVLRINDRGPYIGGRIIDVSLGAARILGMMKSGLAPVRVEVLGK